One segment of Larus michahellis chromosome 14, bLarMic1.1, whole genome shotgun sequence DNA contains the following:
- the GALR2 gene encoding galanin receptor type 2, with protein MNGSATGSETGWQPESVIIPLVYLLIFLVGTVGNCLVLAVLLRNGQVKNTTNLFILNLGVADLCFILFCVPFQATIYTLEGWVFGPFMCKAVHFFIYLTMYASSFTLATVSLDRYLAIRYPLHSRELRTPRNALTAICFIWGLSFIFSSPYLSYYQEFQLANLTVCHPIWEISQRKVMDICTFIFSYIIPVLILSLTYVRTIRYLWRSVDPLQDMSESKKAKRKVTRMIIIVAILFCLCWLPHHLVILCVWFGYFPLNHVTYVLRILSHLLSYANSCVNPIVYALVSKHFRKGFKKIFNCLLYKKAANKVHVAQVMNTVSTLDAELSEVTHISEALPGHSSGHCKVPAQPWGEAELVEHQQKADGSFITFNVT; from the exons ATGAACGGCTCGGCGACAGGCTCCGAGACGGGCTGGCAGCCCGAGTCAGTCATCATCCCACTGGTGTACCTCCTCATCTTCCTCGTGGGCACGGTGGGCAACTGCCTGGTCCTGGCCGTGCTGCTGCGCAACGGGCAGGTGAAGAACACCACCAACCTCTTCATCCTCAACCTGGGGGTGGCCGACCTCTGCTTCATCCTCTTCTGCGTCCCCTTCCAAGCCACCATCTACACCCTGGAGGGCTGGGTGTTCGGGCCCTTCATGTGCAAGGCCGTCCACTTCTTCATCTACCTCACCATGTACGCCAGCAGCTTCACCCTGGCCACCGTCTCCCTCGACAG GTATTTGGCCATACGATACCCCCTGCACTCGAGAGAGCTGAGGACGCCCAGGAACGCCCTCACAGCCATCTGCTTCATCTGGGGGCTTTCCTTCATCTTCTCGAGCCCTTACCTCAGCTACTACCAAGAGTTCCAGTTGGCCAACCTGACCGTCTGCCACCCCATCTGGGAGATCTCCCAGCGCAAGGTCATGGACATCTGCACCTTCATCTTCAGCTACATCATCCCAGTGCTGATCCTGAGCCTCACTTATGTGCGCACTATTCGCTACCTGTGGAGGTCCGTGGACCCTCTCCAAGACATGTCAGAGTCCAAGAAGGCCAAGCGGAAAGTCACCAGGATGATCATCATTGTAGCCATCCTGTTCTGCCTTTGTTGGCTGCCCCATCACCTGGTCATCCTCTGCGTCTGGTTCGGGTACTTCCCCCTCAATCATGTCACATACGTGCTCCGCATCCTCTCGCATCTCCTCTCCTATGCCAACTCCTGCGTGAACCCCATCGTCTACGCCCTGGTCTCCAAACACTTCCGCAAGGGCTTCAAGAAGATCTTTAACTGCCTCTTGTACAAGAAGGCAGCCAACAAGGTGCACGTGGCCCAAGTGATGAACACCGTCAGTACGCTGGATGCGGAGCTCAGCGAGGTGACCCACATCAGCGAAGCCCTGCCTGGCCACTCCTCTGGCCACTGCAAGGTCCCGGCCCAGCcctggggggaggcagagctggtggaACATCAGCAGAAAGCAGATGGCTCCTTCATCACCTTCAACGTCACCTAG